A window of Formosa sp. Hel1_31_208 contains these coding sequences:
- a CDS encoding VCBS repeat-containing protein — MKNKTIQHIIFCLVLSAFFSCQDEVQRDLYPENLTGGFNLLASEQTGIEFSNTINETAYFNHYFYSQMYVGSGVAIGDINNDGLPDVFFGGNQVADRLYLNKGDFQFEDITKKSKVAKNSGWTWGVTMADVNADGYLDIYVSRNGNSENPEDRRNQLYINNQDLTFTESAQKYGLGDYGFSTQAVFFDMDNDGDLDMYQVNQVADKKLLLINKIPQNQFEFFKDRLYRNDNGKFKDVSNDVGISRNLAYGLSVNATDFNNDGWMDLYVANDYAEPDFMYYNNGDGTFTNVINEELKHITQLSMGSDTGDMNNDGLIDLITTDMTPEDHYRSKTNMASMSTEAFRTLVNSGAHYQYMTNTLQINTGLGSFSDVANVAGISFTDWSWASLLVDLDNDGFKDIIISNGIKKDVDNNDYRNKVKNLGKNATIDSLFELSKNTPSQKISNYAFHNKGNLKFEKITKEWGFNTPSFSNGMAYGDLDNDGDLDVITNNIDDKAFVYENKANGNFLKIKYEGPEQNRFSIGAKAKIFYNGNEQIEENAVTRGFLSSVEHGSFFGLGKVTEVERVEVIWPNGTSNVFKNVSANTTLIAKHSKAKAIDKEINTSPALLTALKGESLGLSFKHEENEFDEYIEEILLPHNVSQNGPFIANADVNGDGLEDVYIGGAVGQSGVLYLQNESSKFSKSLSQVWEQDAKAEDLGCIFIDIDNDNDMDLYVASGGSEYKAGNVLLQDRLYINDGKGTFTKDVNALPSIKQSSQCVKASDIDKDGDIDLFVGTRLIPGAYAFPATSYFLLNDNGKFKRASQELAPSLENIGMVTDAVFTDIDKDNDDDLILVGEWMEIKVLENTKGEFIDANASLGLDNTRGMWWSISASDLDNDGDDDYIVGNLGMNNKFKASEEHPFKVYANDFDSNGTNDIVLAKFYKDDYVPVRGRECTSQQMPYVAKKFKDYHSFASSKLIDILPEDKVNDAVVYEIKSFESIILINDNGQLKKQILPIEAQIAPIKSSITMDINNDGHLDIITVGNHYGVEVETTRYDAGYGGIFLGDGKNNFRFMSPKNSGFYVPHDSRDISKFKQGASDLIIVTNNNNELSIFSS; from the coding sequence ATGAAGAACAAAACGATTCAACACATCATATTTTGCCTTGTTTTAAGTGCTTTTTTTAGCTGCCAAGATGAAGTACAGAGAGATTTGTACCCTGAAAATTTAACTGGAGGATTTAATCTTTTAGCATCTGAACAAACAGGTATCGAATTTAGTAATACAATAAATGAAACCGCTTACTTCAATCATTACTTCTATAGCCAAATGTATGTTGGTTCAGGAGTAGCTATTGGTGATATTAATAATGATGGATTGCCTGATGTATTCTTTGGGGGAAATCAGGTTGCTGATAGGTTGTATCTTAACAAGGGCGATTTTCAATTTGAAGACATTACGAAAAAATCTAAAGTAGCAAAAAATTCTGGCTGGACTTGGGGTGTAACTATGGCAGATGTAAATGCCGATGGTTATCTTGATATTTATGTGAGTCGAAATGGTAATTCCGAAAATCCTGAAGACCGTAGAAATCAATTATATATTAATAATCAAGATTTAACCTTTACAGAATCTGCTCAAAAATATGGTCTTGGAGATTACGGATTTTCAACACAAGCAGTATTTTTTGACATGGATAATGATGGAGATCTTGATATGTATCAAGTGAATCAAGTAGCCGACAAGAAGTTATTATTAATCAATAAGATTCCTCAAAATCAATTTGAATTCTTTAAAGATAGATTGTACAGAAATGATAATGGGAAATTCAAAGATGTTTCAAATGACGTGGGCATATCGCGTAATCTCGCTTATGGCTTAAGTGTTAATGCAACAGATTTCAACAATGATGGGTGGATGGATCTTTATGTGGCGAATGATTATGCCGAACCAGATTTTATGTACTATAATAATGGCGATGGAACATTTACAAATGTAATTAATGAAGAATTGAAGCATATCACCCAACTGAGTATGGGTTCTGATACAGGGGATATGAATAATGATGGCTTAATTGATCTTATTACCACAGATATGACTCCAGAGGATCATTACCGTTCAAAAACAAATATGGCGTCAATGAGTACTGAAGCATTCCGAACCTTAGTGAATTCTGGAGCGCATTATCAGTACATGACCAATACACTTCAAATTAATACAGGACTTGGTAGTTTTTCTGATGTAGCCAATGTTGCAGGTATTTCTTTTACAGATTGGAGTTGGGCAAGCCTTCTGGTAGATTTAGATAACGACGGATTCAAGGACATCATTATTTCTAATGGAATTAAAAAAGATGTTGATAATAATGATTATAGAAATAAAGTCAAAAATCTCGGTAAAAATGCAACTATAGATTCCTTATTTGAATTAAGTAAAAACACGCCATCGCAGAAGATTTCTAATTATGCATTTCACAATAAAGGCAATTTGAAATTTGAAAAAATCACTAAAGAATGGGGGTTTAATACACCTAGTTTTTCTAATGGCATGGCTTATGGCGATTTAGATAACGACGGAGATCTTGATGTAATTACAAATAATATTGATGATAAAGCATTTGTGTATGAAAATAAGGCTAATGGCAATTTTCTGAAAATCAAATATGAAGGTCCAGAGCAAAATAGATTTAGCATAGGAGCAAAAGCTAAAATCTTCTATAATGGCAATGAACAAATTGAAGAAAACGCAGTCACAAGAGGTTTTTTGTCATCGGTAGAGCACGGTTCGTTTTTCGGCCTAGGAAAGGTGACAGAAGTTGAGAGGGTTGAAGTGATATGGCCTAATGGAACGTCTAATGTCTTTAAGAATGTTAGTGCGAATACAACCTTAATTGCAAAACATTCTAAAGCTAAGGCAATCGATAAAGAAATCAATACATCACCTGCTTTGTTAACGGCATTAAAAGGGGAGTCTTTAGGTTTAAGTTTTAAACATGAAGAAAATGAATTTGATGAGTATATTGAAGAAATATTATTGCCCCATAATGTGTCACAAAACGGACCATTTATAGCTAATGCAGATGTTAATGGAGATGGATTAGAAGATGTTTATATTGGAGGTGCAGTTGGCCAAAGTGGGGTTTTGTACTTACAGAATGAATCTTCAAAATTTAGTAAGAGCTTGTCACAAGTCTGGGAACAAGATGCAAAAGCAGAAGATTTAGGATGCATTTTTATTGATATTGATAATGATAATGATATGGATTTATATGTCGCAAGTGGCGGTAGTGAATATAAAGCTGGAAATGTATTACTACAAGATAGACTATATATAAATGATGGTAAAGGAACATTTACGAAAGATGTTAATGCCCTTCCGTCAATCAAACAGAGCTCACAATGTGTGAAAGCTTCCGATATTGATAAAGATGGAGATATCGATTTATTTGTTGGAACACGTCTAATACCAGGTGCTTATGCATTCCCTGCAACAAGTTATTTCTTACTTAACGATAACGGTAAATTTAAAAGAGCATCTCAAGAGCTAGCGCCTAGTCTTGAAAATATAGGAATGGTCACAGATGCAGTCTTTACGGATATAGATAAGGATAATGACGACGATTTAATCCTTGTTGGTGAATGGATGGAAATTAAAGTTCTTGAAAATACTAAAGGAGAATTCATTGACGCTAATGCATCTTTAGGATTAGATAATACACGAGGAATGTGGTGGTCAATCTCGGCTAGTGATTTGGATAATGATGGTGATGATGATTATATTGTTGGGAATCTGGGAATGAATAATAAATTCAAGGCATCAGAGGAGCATCCATTCAAAGTCTATGCAAATGATTTTGATAGTAATGGGACCAATGATATTGTGTTAGCCAAATTTTATAAAGATGACTATGTCCCTGTAAGAGGAAGAGAATGTACAAGTCAGCAGATGCCATACGTGGCTAAAAAGTTTAAAGATTATCATAGTTTTGCTTCGTCTAAACTAATCGATATACTTCCTGAGGATAAAGTTAATGACGCTGTTGTTTATGAAATCAAAAGTTTTGAAAGTATTATTCTGATTAATGATAATGGACAACTTAAAAAACAAATACTCCCTATTGAAGCTCAAATAGCTCCAATTAAATCATCAATAACAATGGATATAAATAACGACGGTCATCTGGATATTATAACCGTTGGTAATCATTACGGTGTAGAGGTAGAAACTACAAGATACGACGCTGGTTATGGTGGCATATTTTTAGGTGACGGGAAGAATAATTTCAGGTTTATGTCACCAAAAAATAGTGGATTCTATGTTCCTCATGATAGTCGTGATATCAGCAAATTTAAACAAGGGGCTAGCGATCTCATTATTGTGACTAATAACAACAATGAATTGTCAATTTTCAGTAGTTAA
- a CDS encoding thioredoxin domain-containing protein: protein MLKHILFYFSILVTLTSCSQKSKPLAQTDSNKANDLIHETSPYLLQHAYNPVAWKAWNPETLQLAKDQNKLMIISVGYSACHWCHVMEEESFENDSIAKLMNENFINIKVDREERPDIDQIYMNAVQLMTGSGGWPLNCIALPDGRPVFGGTYFTKEQWTDVLVEISTLYNNDPEKMIAYAENLTEGIKNSNLITVNKEEIPFNQTKVESIISDLKKDIDYRNGGQKNAPKFPMPDYLNLLLRASYQYKDEQLNDFVETTLVKMANGGIYDQIGGGFSRYSVDERWHIPHFEKMLYDNAQLVSLYSKAYQLTKNKYFTTIIDETLEFIDRDLTDENGAFYSSLDADSKTAEGELEEGAYYVWTKDELKQLLGEDYTLFENYYNINSVGKWEKDNYVLYKTKSNQEFSEKNNMSIEALKLELTDWKTKLNAARNERDLPRKDDKVLSSWNSLMLNAYVDAYRVLGEPMYLNRAINNANFLIEHQIKDDGSMYHNYKNGKSTIDAFSEDYAHTISALIALYQVTFNEKWLHQAKQLMDYSIQHFINEESGMFYFTSDTETNLITRKTEVIDNVIPSSNSVFAENLFKLGHYYANTTYSNMAKQMLSNMNSSIMDTPSGYSNWLELYINYANPYYEVALAGPNAHAKLKELDRHYLPNILIAGATSNSQLPLLDSKYNDDETYIYVCVNGSCKLPVTETDRAIKQLEK, encoded by the coding sequence ATGTTGAAACATATTCTTTTTTACTTTTCAATCCTAGTCACTTTGACTAGCTGTTCTCAAAAAAGCAAGCCCTTAGCTCAAACCGACAGTAATAAAGCTAATGATTTGATTCATGAGACTAGTCCTTATCTACTCCAGCACGCTTATAATCCAGTAGCTTGGAAAGCATGGAATCCGGAAACGCTTCAATTGGCGAAAGATCAGAATAAATTAATGATTATTTCTGTTGGATATTCCGCTTGCCATTGGTGTCATGTTATGGAAGAGGAAAGTTTTGAAAACGATTCAATCGCAAAATTAATGAACGAAAACTTTATAAATATTAAAGTTGATCGAGAAGAACGCCCAGATATCGACCAAATATATATGAATGCAGTGCAGCTTATGACCGGTAGTGGTGGTTGGCCTTTGAATTGTATCGCCTTACCTGATGGAAGACCTGTGTTTGGAGGAACTTATTTTACTAAAGAACAGTGGACTGATGTTTTAGTTGAGATATCCACCTTATATAATAATGATCCTGAAAAGATGATAGCCTATGCCGAAAATTTAACAGAAGGCATAAAAAATTCTAACCTTATAACAGTTAATAAAGAAGAGATTCCATTTAATCAAACAAAAGTGGAATCAATTATTTCAGATTTAAAGAAAGATATTGACTACCGAAATGGTGGACAAAAAAACGCGCCTAAATTTCCAATGCCAGATTATTTGAATTTACTCTTAAGAGCAAGTTATCAATATAAGGATGAGCAATTAAACGACTTTGTAGAAACTACGTTAGTCAAAATGGCTAATGGAGGTATTTATGATCAAATTGGAGGTGGGTTCTCTAGATATTCCGTTGATGAGCGATGGCATATTCCTCATTTTGAAAAAATGTTATATGATAATGCACAATTGGTAAGCCTGTATTCTAAGGCCTATCAATTGACTAAAAATAAATATTTTACGACTATTATTGATGAAACTCTTGAATTTATAGATAGAGACTTAACTGACGAAAACGGTGCGTTTTACTCCTCATTAGATGCCGATAGTAAAACAGCTGAGGGAGAACTAGAAGAAGGCGCCTACTATGTGTGGACAAAGGATGAATTAAAGCAGTTGCTCGGTGAAGATTATACGTTGTTCGAAAACTATTATAATATTAATTCCGTTGGGAAATGGGAAAAAGATAATTACGTCCTTTATAAAACAAAGTCTAATCAAGAATTTAGCGAGAAAAATAATATGTCTATTGAAGCGCTAAAGTTGGAGTTGACTGATTGGAAGACCAAACTAAATGCAGCGCGAAATGAAAGAGATTTGCCACGAAAGGATGATAAGGTGTTATCGTCTTGGAATAGTTTAATGCTAAACGCGTATGTGGACGCTTATCGAGTCTTGGGCGAACCGATGTACTTAAATAGAGCAATAAATAATGCAAACTTTTTAATAGAGCACCAGATTAAAGATGATGGTTCAATGTATCATAATTATAAAAACGGAAAGAGCACTATTGATGCATTTTCAGAAGATTATGCCCATACGATATCTGCACTCATCGCCTTATATCAAGTTACTTTTAATGAAAAATGGCTACATCAAGCAAAACAACTAATGGATTATAGCATACAGCATTTTATAAACGAAGAGAGCGGTATGTTTTATTTCACGTCTGATACTGAAACTAACTTAATTACCAGAAAAACTGAGGTGATTGATAATGTAATCCCTTCTTCGAACTCTGTGTTTGCTGAAAACCTTTTTAAACTCGGACATTACTATGCTAATACGACCTATTCAAATATGGCTAAGCAAATGCTGAGTAATATGAATTCTTCAATTATGGATACACCATCAGGTTATTCAAATTGGTTAGAATTATATATAAATTATGCAAACCCGTACTATGAAGTCGCCCTTGCAGGACCTAATGCTCATGCAAAATTAAAAGAATTAGATAGACATTACTTACCTAATATATTAATAGCTGGTGCAACCAGTAATAGTCAGTTGCCACTATTAGATAGTAAGTATAATGATGATGAAACATATATATATGTATGTGTTAATGGGAGTTGTAAACTCCCAGTAACGGAGACAGATCGAGCTATAAAGCAATTAGAAAAATAA
- a CDS encoding T9SS type A sorting domain-containing protein: protein MKKITFLAFLFVTLIGFSQELITNGDFQTGVAGDWYSGGDNNPIEVVDQGGNFVFQANVTSTTDVWRVNLSQVVALQDNTSYELVFDAFTDATTGTRTMLASLGQAGAGFNGTDPLTIDLTDTPQTFTRTITTNFDTANTDTTGPFPGSRVIFDMGGDTGFVFIDNVSLTETTVDPTLTDVTLSDLQLDNSLITGFDPNTTTYNIALPDAMSIPQITSVSTTNPNATVGTLNQATAVPGTATFDVTSEDTTVTQTYTINFTIQGELTELVGNGSFETGDYTDWQQFESTAGNQTITSTNPSEGAFAANINNVTTGTNSLIKSANRGIGIVNAGNEVTIKFDLRGTTGPGGVVFVELFSELAGGGTSAAEILGGGPIALNGDPNVWTSYEFTTNVGPNVDGGITLQFGAATAAFAGSFTDLFIDNVSMVNNDQTLSINNVSSNLNVKIYPNPTVNNWIIESSNNQNITSVEVYDILGKEVLSLKPNTTDVTLDASSMKSGIYIAKLSTVNGSKTVKLIKQ from the coding sequence ATGAAAAAAATTACTTTTTTAGCTTTTTTATTTGTCACGCTGATTGGATTTTCACAGGAGTTGATCACAAATGGTGACTTCCAGACAGGTGTTGCTGGCGACTGGTACTCTGGTGGTGACAACAACCCAATAGAGGTCGTAGATCAAGGGGGAAATTTCGTTTTCCAAGCAAACGTCACCAGTACGACAGATGTATGGCGAGTGAATTTGAGTCAAGTAGTTGCTCTTCAGGATAATACTAGTTATGAGTTAGTATTTGATGCTTTTACAGATGCTACTACAGGAACTAGAACAATGTTAGCAAGTTTAGGTCAAGCAGGCGCTGGTTTTAACGGGACAGACCCATTAACTATAGATTTAACAGATACGCCACAAACTTTTACACGTACAATTACAACTAATTTTGACACAGCAAATACAGATACAACTGGACCATTTCCAGGAAGTCGTGTTATTTTTGATATGGGTGGAGATACAGGATTTGTCTTTATTGATAATGTTTCTCTAACAGAAACTACTGTCGATCCAACATTGACTGATGTTACTTTAAGTGATTTACAATTAGATAATAGTCTCATTACTGGGTTTGATCCTAATACAACCACTTATAATATCGCCCTTCCTGATGCGATGTCTATACCGCAGATAACATCGGTATCGACCACAAATCCAAATGCAACGGTTGGCACGCTTAATCAGGCAACAGCAGTTCCAGGAACTGCAACCTTTGATGTCACTTCAGAAGACACTACAGTAACCCAAACATATACCATCAACTTTACAATTCAAGGTGAATTAACTGAATTAGTAGGTAATGGTAGTTTTGAGACCGGTGATTATACTGATTGGCAACAATTTGAGAGTACTGCAGGTAATCAAACAATAACTTCGACTAACCCATCAGAAGGTGCTTTTGCTGCGAATATCAACAATGTTACAACAGGTACTAATAGTCTTATTAAAAGTGCCAATAGAGGTATTGGAATAGTTAATGCTGGAAATGAGGTAACTATAAAATTTGATTTAAGAGGGACTACCGGCCCTGGTGGAGTAGTATTTGTAGAGCTTTTTTCAGAATTAGCTGGTGGTGGAACTTCTGCTGCAGAGATATTAGGTGGTGGTCCAATTGCTCTTAACGGAGACCCTAACGTATGGACGAGTTATGAGTTTACTACCAATGTTGGTCCTAATGTAGATGGTGGTATAACCTTACAGTTTGGTGCTGCTACAGCTGCGTTTGCAGGTTCTTTTACTGATCTTTTTATTGATAATGTATCCATGGTTAATAATGATCAAACGTTGAGTATTAACAACGTTTCAAGTAACTTGAATGTGAAAATTTATCCAAATCCAACAGTTAATAATTGGATAATCGAATCTTCAAACAATCAAAACATAACATCTGTTGAAGTTTATGATATATTAGGAAAAGAGGTGTTATCGTTAAAACCTAATACTACTGATGTAACTTTAGATGCGTCAAGCATGAAAAGTGGTATTTATATAGCTAAATTATCAACTGTAAATGGATCAAAAACAGTGAAGCTTATTAAGCAATAA
- a CDS encoding VCBS repeat-containing protein, with amino-acid sequence MKKVKIISLILSITLFVVSSCDKSPQKPFADEIVGGLELLSSEQTGIDFSNTIKESKQFHHYYFSQMYLGSGVAIGDINNDGLPDIFFGGNQVADRLYLNKGDLKFDDITKSSKVAKNSGWTWGVTMVDINADGYLDIYVSRNGSSFNPEDRRNQLYINNQDLTFTESAIKYGLADIGFSTQAVFFDMDNDGDLDMYQLNQPPDKKLMLSREIPKSQYKFFLDRMYRNDNGKFKDISLQVGIDRRLAYGLSVNASDLNNDGWVDLYIANDYAMPDFMYYNNGDGTFRNVINEELKHITQLSMGSDIGDINNDGLLDLITTDMTPEDHYRAKTNMASMSTEVFEALFDAGGHRQYMTNTLQLNTGLGSFSDIANLAGTSSTDWSWSSLIADIDNDGWKDIIVSNGIKKDVDNNDYRNILSNLNPDSTTVDELYRMSKEAPSQPISNYAFRNKGNLEFEKVSKKWGFNTPSFSNGMSYGDLDNDGDLDVVVNNIDSEAFIYKNNATGNFLKIRLEGSEKNIFGYGTKAIISHNGKTQMSENFVTRGYLSSINPEFLFGLGLEKNIDKVEIIWPDGKTNTFLNVQANEMLIAHYSDSKAINKNTSKDETLLSKINAEDLGLDFIHDENKYDEFTEEILLPHNISQNGPFIAIGDVNGDQIEDLFIGGASGQVGVLYLQKQNGQFVKNLSQPWAIDKQSEDLGVLFLDVDGDNDLDLFISSGGSEFKQGDTRLKDRLYINDGKGQFLKDKQALPNIYESSQCVKSSDIDKDGDLDLFVGTRLISGKYTYPASSYFLINNNGTFKKASKDKAVVLDNIGMVTDAVFSDIDNDNDEDLIVVGEWMEIKLLLNNNGVFEDQSEVFGLKNTRGIWWSITAEDIDKDGDDDYIVGNLGKNNKFKASEEHPFKVYANDFDNNGTNDVVLAKFYKDDYVPLRGRECTSQQMPYVAKKFEDYNSFASSKLIDILPKEKVDDAIVYEITSFESIILVNENGSLIKNSLPNEAQISPIKASIVLDINEDGNLDIITVGNHYGVEVETTRYDAGFGTVLIGDGQNNFKFYSPQKSGLYIPEDSRDIKQLKTNNKKLIITTNNDKSLSIFNKNDKN; translated from the coding sequence ATGAAAAAAGTCAAGATTATATCATTAATTCTAAGCATAACTCTTTTTGTAGTATCATCATGCGATAAAAGTCCTCAAAAACCCTTTGCAGATGAAATAGTCGGAGGGTTAGAATTATTATCTTCTGAACAAACAGGAATTGATTTTAGCAATACAATTAAAGAATCTAAACAGTTTCATCATTATTATTTTAGTCAAATGTATCTTGGGTCAGGAGTTGCTATTGGTGACATTAATAATGATGGATTACCTGATATTTTTTTTGGCGGAAATCAAGTAGCAGACAGATTATATCTTAACAAAGGCGATCTAAAATTTGATGATATTACTAAATCATCAAAAGTAGCTAAAAACTCTGGTTGGACTTGGGGTGTAACTATGGTAGATATAAACGCTGACGGTTATTTAGACATATATGTTAGTAGAAATGGTAGCTCTTTCAATCCTGAAGACAGAAGAAATCAATTATATATAAATAATCAAGATCTAACATTTACTGAATCTGCTATTAAATATGGTCTTGCTGATATTGGTTTTTCTACTCAAGCGGTTTTTTTTGACATGGATAATGACGGTGATTTGGATATGTATCAATTAAACCAACCGCCAGATAAGAAATTAATGTTATCAAGAGAAATACCAAAAAGTCAATACAAGTTCTTTTTAGATAGAATGTATCGAAACGATAATGGTAAATTTAAAGATATTTCACTACAAGTGGGAATTGACAGAAGATTAGCTTATGGATTAAGTGTTAATGCATCAGACCTTAATAATGACGGATGGGTTGACTTATATATTGCTAATGATTATGCCATGCCTGACTTTATGTATTATAACAATGGTGATGGGACATTCCGTAATGTTATTAATGAAGAGTTAAAACATATTACGCAATTAAGTATGGGTTCTGATATTGGCGATATAAACAATGATGGCCTTTTAGATTTAATTACTACAGATATGACACCAGAGGATCATTACCGTGCTAAAACAAACATGGCTTCGATGAGCACTGAAGTATTTGAAGCTCTTTTTGACGCTGGAGGTCATAGGCAATACATGACGAATACATTACAACTAAATACAGGTTTAGGGAGTTTTTCTGATATTGCAAATTTAGCAGGAACATCAAGTACTGATTGGAGTTGGTCAAGCCTAATTGCTGACATTGATAATGATGGATGGAAAGATATAATTGTATCTAACGGTATTAAAAAGGATGTTGACAATAATGATTACCGTAATATATTAAGTAATCTTAATCCTGACAGTACGACTGTAGACGAATTATATAGAATGAGTAAAGAAGCCCCTTCTCAACCTATCTCTAACTATGCTTTCAGGAATAAGGGAAACTTAGAGTTTGAAAAAGTTTCAAAGAAATGGGGATTCAATACACCGAGCTTTTCAAATGGTATGTCTTATGGTGATTTAGATAATGATGGTGATTTAGATGTAGTAGTCAATAATATAGATTCCGAAGCTTTTATTTATAAAAACAATGCAACTGGAAACTTCTTAAAAATTAGATTAGAAGGCTCAGAAAAAAACATATTTGGCTATGGAACTAAAGCTATAATAAGTCATAATGGCAAAACTCAAATGTCCGAAAATTTTGTAACTAGAGGTTATTTATCTTCCATAAATCCTGAATTTTTATTTGGACTAGGACTAGAGAAAAATATAGATAAGGTGGAAATCATATGGCCAGACGGTAAAACTAATACCTTTCTGAATGTTCAAGCAAATGAAATGCTCATTGCACATTATTCTGACTCAAAAGCCATTAATAAAAACACCTCTAAAGATGAAACTTTACTATCAAAAATCAATGCCGAAGATTTAGGGCTGGATTTTATTCATGATGAGAATAAATACGATGAATTCACCGAAGAAATACTATTACCTCATAATATTTCTCAAAATGGTCCTTTTATAGCAATAGGTGATGTGAATGGAGATCAAATTGAAGATTTATTCATTGGCGGAGCGTCTGGTCAAGTAGGTGTTTTATACTTACAAAAACAAAACGGTCAATTTGTGAAGAATTTATCCCAGCCATGGGCGATTGATAAACAATCAGAAGATTTAGGAGTTTTGTTTTTAGACGTAGATGGAGATAACGATTTGGATTTATTTATTTCCAGTGGAGGTAGCGAATTTAAACAAGGTGACACTAGACTAAAGGACAGGCTCTATATAAATGATGGTAAAGGTCAATTTTTAAAAGACAAACAAGCACTACCAAACATTTACGAGAGCTCACAATGTGTCAAATCATCTGATATTGATAAAGATGGTGACTTAGACCTATTTGTCGGAACTCGATTAATTTCAGGAAAGTATACATATCCAGCGTCTAGTTACTTTTTAATCAATAACAATGGTACATTCAAAAAAGCTTCGAAAGATAAAGCTGTTGTTTTAGATAATATTGGTATGGTGACAGATGCAGTATTTAGCGATATAGACAATGATAATGATGAAGATTTAATTGTTGTTGGCGAATGGATGGAAATAAAACTATTGCTAAATAATAATGGTGTGTTTGAAGATCAATCAGAAGTTTTTGGTCTAAAAAACACAAGAGGCATTTGGTGGTCTATTACTGCGGAAGACATAGATAAAGATGGCGATGATGATTATATTGTTGGAAATCTCGGAAAAAATAACAAGTTTAAAGCGTCTGAAGAACATCCATTTAAAGTATATGCAAATGACTTTGACAACAATGGAACAAATGATGTGGTTTTAGCAAAATTTTATAAAGATGATTATGTCCCTTTAAGAGGAAGAGAATGCACAAGTCAACAAATGCCTTATGTAGCTAAAAAATTTGAGGACTACAATAGTTTTGCCTCTTCCAAACTTATTGATATTTTACCTAAAGAAAAAGTAGATGATGCTATAGTTTACGAAATAACAAGTTTTGAAAGTATTATATTAGTAAATGAAAATGGTAGTCTAATTAAAAACTCATTGCCAAATGAAGCGCAGATATCACCAATTAAAGCTTCTATTGTATTAGATATTAATGAAGATGGCAATTTAGATATCATTACTGTTGGAAATCATTATGGAGTAGAGGTAGAAACTACACGTTACGATGCAGGTTTTGGAACTGTACTAATTGGAGATGGGCAGAATAATTTTAAATTTTATTCACCTCAAAAAAGCGGGTTATATATACCTGAAGATAGTCGAGATATAAAACAATTAAAAACAAACAATAAAAAATTAATTATTACAACAAACAATGACAAAAGTTTGTCAATTTTTAATAAGAATGATAAAAATTAA